The Apium graveolens cultivar Ventura chromosome 6, ASM990537v1, whole genome shotgun sequence genome contains a region encoding:
- the LOC141665101 gene encoding uncharacterized protein LOC141665101: MVSSLAGSDFSFDNRNNFLYDSAPESRRGFNNYFSAPTSPSHQISFSFIPDEHLKYDHHHGFDKKHDDHKPFMFIPGDYSNHILVSSADELIDGGMIKRTCEPKHKKIIQSRMSFSRSNKICSEHFPVRQEKKDDTSSSWSSSFGWLYKKLKLKDLLSRNASEGHETSKKYDALKKLKNSDLKNSSSSTNSVSSRNRKNKEGAMLSAHERHYKVNREAAEEIKKRTYLPYKQNLMVGCINLDAASISDPSKETLKIR, from the coding sequence ATGGTGTCATCACTAGCCGGTTCAGATTTTAGCTTCGACAACAGAAACAATTTTCTTTACGACAGTGCTCCTGAAAGCCGGCGAGGATTTAACAACTACTTCAGTGCACCTACAAGTCCTAGCCACCAAATCTCTTTCTCCTTCATCCCTGATGAACATTTGAAATATGATCATCATCATGGTTTCGATAAAAAACATGATGACCATAAACCATTTATGTTCATTCCTGGCGATTATTCAAATCACATTCTTGTTTCTTCAGCTGATGAACTTATTGATGGTGGGATGATCAAACGTACCTGTGAGCCAAAACATAAGAAAATTATCCAGAGTAGAATGTCATTTAGCCGGAGTAATAAAATATGTTCTGAGCACTTCCCAGTTCGCCAAGAAAAGAAAGACGACACGTCTTCATCTTGGAGTTCAAGTTTTGGTTGGTTATACAAGAAACTGAAGCTAAAAGATTTGTTGTCTCGTAATGCCTCCGAGGGTCATGAAACCAGCAAAAAATACGATGCTTTGAAGAAACTTAAAAACAGTGATCTAAAGAACTCAAGTAGTAGTACTAATTCAGTTTCGAGCAGAAACAGAAAGAATAAAGAGGGGGCGATGTTGTCGGCTCATGAACGGCATTATAAGGTGAACCGAGAAGCAGCAGAAGAGATAAAAAAGAGAACTTACCTTCCTTACAAGCAAAATCTGATGGTTGGCTGCATAAATCTTGATGCTGCTAGTATTAGTGACCCCTCCAAGGAAACACTTAAAATTCGATAA
- the LOC141665102 gene encoding uncharacterized protein LOC141665102, with protein MVSLPGGSDFSFNSRNNSKYDNAPESPRGFNNYFFSAPASPNHQISLSVIPDQHLKYDHHGGFDEKYDDNKPFVFIPGDHIDLIPVSSADELFDGGKIKPFEPQLQKIIQSSLSFGRSNKVHSEPFTTGKEHVKDSSSSSSLTFSWLHKKWKLKDLLFRNASEGHETNKKYDFLRKIKDDDSKNSSRNKKSKEKAPLSAHERHYRVNRAAAEELKRRTYLPYKQNLTIGCMNIDAAGVRDPSGTTIKF; from the coding sequence ATGGTATCATTGCCAGGCGGATCAGATTTTAGCTTCAACAGCAGAAACAATTCTAAGTACGATAATGCTCCCGAGAGCCCCCGAGGATTTAACAACTACTTCTTCAGTGCCCCTGCAAGTCCTAACCACCAAATCTCTCTCTCTGTCATCCCTGATCAACATTTGAAATATGATCATCATGGTGGTTTTGACGAGAAGTATGATGACAATAAGCCATTCGTGTTTATTCCTGGGGATCACATAGATTTGATTCCTGTTTCTTCAGCTGATGAGCTCTTTGATGGTGGGAAGATCAAACCATTTGAGCcacaacttcagaaaataatCCAGAGTAGCCTGTCTTTTGGCCGGAGTAACAAAGTTCATTCTGAGCCCTTTACAACGGGTAAAGAACACGTAAAAGACTCGTCTTCATCTTCGAGTTTAACTTTCAGTTGGTTACACAAGAAATGGAAGCTAAAAGACTTGTTGTTTCGAAATGCATCCGAGGGTCATGAAACCAACAAGAAGTATGACTTTCTGAGGAAAATTAAAGACGATGATTCGAAGAATTCGAGCAGAAacaaaaagagtaaagagaaggcGCCTTTGTCAGCTCATGAACGGCATTACAGGGTGAACAGAGCAGCAGCAGAGGAATTGAAAAGGAGAACTTACTTGCCTTACAAGCAAAACCTGACGATTGGTTGCATGAATATAGATGCTGCTGGTGTTAGAGACCCCTCTGGGACAacaattaaattttaa
- the LOC141667113 gene encoding uncharacterized protein LOC141667113: protein MSAVKITGAIAASFVVAFTCDYFIADRKLFGGTTPGTVSNKEWAEETDKKFQAWPRTAGPPVVMNPISRQNFIVKGSSEE, encoded by the exons ATGTCTGCTGTCAAGATTACCGGTGCTATTGCCGCTTCATTTGTGGTTGCATTTACATGTGACTATTTTATTGCTGACCGGAAACTCTTTGGAG GTACCACTCCAGGCACTGTTTCAAACAAAGAATGGGCAGAAGAGACTGACAAAAAGTTCCAGGCATGGCCTCGGACTGCCGGTCCTCCTGTAGTCATGAACCCAATCAGCCGCCAGAACTTTATTGTCAAAGGCAGTTCTGAAGAGTGA
- the LOC141665103 gene encoding uncharacterized protein LOC141665103 → MAIALIPISTADELFDGGKIKPFEPQLQKIIQSSLSFGRSNKVHSEPFTTGKENVKDSSSSSSSTFSWLHKKWKLKDLLFRNASEGHATAKKYDFQRKIKKDDSKNSSRNKNNKVKASLSAHERHYRVNRAAAEELKRRTYLPNKQNLTIGCMNIDDVTPLGQQLNFRLICN, encoded by the coding sequence ATGGCGATCGCATTGATTCCTATTTCTACAGCTGATGAGCTCTTTGACGGTGGGAAGATCAAACCATTTGAGCcacaacttcagaaaataatCCAGAGTAGCCTGTCTTTTGGCCGGAGTAACAAAGTTCATTCTGAGCCCTTTACAACGGGTAAAGAAAACGTAAAAGACTCGTCTTCATCTTCGAGTTCAACTTTCAGTTGGTTACACAAGAAATGGAAGCTAAAAGACTTGTTGTTTCGAAATGCATCCGAAGGTCATGCAACCGCCAAGAAGTACGATTTTCAGAGGAAAATTAAAAAAGATGATTCGAAGAATTCGAGCagaaacaaaaataataaagtgaaggCGTCTTTGTCAGCTCATGAACGGCATTACAGGGTGAACAGAGCAGCAGCAGAGGAGTTGAAAAGGAGAACTTACTTGCCTAACAAGCAAAACCTGACGATTGGTTGCATGAATATTGATGATGTGACCCCTCTGGGACAACAATTAAATTTTAGACTTATTTGCAATTAG